The Ignavibacteriota bacterium genome contains the following window.
AATACCAAAACCTTACCACCTAACCCCGTTGATTCTTTGATTAACGGTTCACTTCGAGGCTCTAAGTACTCATATTCACTTCTTAAAAAACTGAAAACTGGCTCCTTTATTTTAACTGTAATTAAGTCGTTACAAATGCTTAATTTATTTTATCTAAAATAATATTTAAATAAAAATTTTTGATGTATTATCAATTAATTTCAAGTTAAGCAATAATTATTTATGAAGTTTTCATATATGATATGTTTTAATCAGCTATCAACCTGATAGCTAATTATAGCTATCAGGTGGGTGAAATTATTATCAGGAGATTTGGAAGAATATAATATTTATCCTACCTCACCACCACTACCTGCTCCCTAAGCAGTGTCCAGGGTGTTACCTTGCCGCAATTAAGACACACTAATTATTTTTTATTGAGATTTCAATGCCATTTTGTTTTACATTTTGAATAACAGGCGATATTTTATCATTAATAAATCTTTTTAATCCTACGGGATATGGTTCGATTTTATAATTTGATTTTGCTGTTAATTTCCAAATTATACCAAGATATTTATCTCTATCCTCATCAAATTCCGGAGCTACAAGCATTAAATCTATGTCACTATCTGCATTTTCAGTTCCATTTGCATAACTTCCATAAAGTAATACTTTAGAAAGATTTATACTATTGTTATTCAAATCAGATATATACTCTTGAATCATTTTTATAATAGACTCTTTAACCATTGTAGTAATTCCTCTGTTTCTTATTAGCAATCAGTTACTCATATTTTTAAACGAATAAGTTCCATATTATTATACAACATCTCCTACCTCACCACAACCACCTGCTCTCTAAGCAACGTCCAGGGGGCTGTTAAGTGGATTGTATAAATGCCATTGCCCAGATTTTGTGTGTTAATGTTGTAGTCTTTTTGCTCGAATGTTTTGTCGGATTTTGTAAATTCTGTGCGATACACTTCACGACCCTGAACATCAAATATTACAAGGCGGAAGCTGCCATCCTCCTGCGTACCGATGTTGACTTTCAACTCTCCGCCAGAAGGATTAGGTGAAACAGACATGCGTGTTGGGGCGAACTGCTGTATCCCACGAATTGGCACCTGACATAAGGAATCCAGTGTCAGTGAGCCGTCGCGGGTAGTAATAGAAAGCGATGCTTCACTTTCGATAAATTCAATATGAATTGGGGTGGTCATTCTTGGTGAAAATAATACATCACCTTTCAGATGGAAAAGTACAGTTTCTGTGCTTGTAATTTCTGGGAAAGTATTCTCAATGACCATACTTTCATAATTACCATCAGGGGTTTTACTTAGAATTTGAGCGTCAGGACTTGATACGTTGTAGTATAATTCAGGTAAATATCGTAAATTGAGTTTATATTTCTTGCCACTTATTTGTGCTCCAATATCTGTATCTGCAAATATTGGAATTTCATAACCTTTTATTCCAACTTCAGAAGTGTGATGATTTGCCCAAATTGTCATTAATCGGCTGACATCTGCTTTAAGCGCAATTTTGATTGAATCTTCACAATCACCAAGTCTAAAATATACAGTCATTTCATCGGCATATTCGCCTATTATTTCAGATGAAAATGATATATTAATCAATCCTTTTTCATTTTTGGAGATTGCTTTAGTAAATGATAAAATGCTGAAATTTGATGTAAGAGTTTTTACTTCTGAAATTTCAATTTCTTCACTTCTATTCAAAATTTCAAAATTAATATTCTTGATTTCCCCCGGTTTTAATTTGCCAAAATCTATTACCGTTAAGTATTCAAGTTCGGGGATTACCCTTTCACCTATTATTTCGACATCAAAATTTCTTTCAGAGCCATCAATCATCAGTTTAGCCCGGACTTTTGCGAAATTCTGAGATTTCACTTTGTCTTGTGGTAAATACCGCACTGCAACAGCTATATATTTCCCTGACACCAATTCAATAGGTAATGTTAAAACATCCACGAATTCAAAACTACCATCATTTTCTATAAACGAAAAACCAGTTACCTGAACAGGCGAATTTCCTGTATTATAGATGCGGAGACTATCAATAAGTTCTTCGCACCAAGGCACTTTTCCAAAGTCTATTCCGGTTATTTCAGCTTTTGAGGAATCAAACTTGCAAACCAAATTACTTGTTAAATCCGGTGAACATCTGCCACTGAAAATAAACTCTATATCAGTATTGATTTCACCTGTTATTGATGATGATAACTCTAATTCAATTTCTATTTCCTGCATTGAGGGAATTTCAATCGGAAGTGCTGTTGCTAATGTTACTCTGTTATCACCAATTATAATATTATTTAGTGTGAAATTATCTCTTGTATTATTTCTGATTGTAAGCACAGTATCGTATAATACGTTCAGATTTCTGATACCCATAACAATATCATTTACTGAAATATCAATCTCTGCATATTCGCCTTTGAGAGGACAGTTTAGTGTCTTTTCAGATGTAATAATTTCTAATATTGCAGATTTATTACCATAAGGAGCAAGCGGTTTGTACTCTATAACAAATTTTGCGGGGTTACCTCTGATAAGAATTTCACCATCATTTGGCTTTTCAAGAATAGTGAAGTTATCTGCATTTAAACCGATTATTTGAGATGAATTATATGTCAAAGGCAAGTTGGTTACATTTTCAATCGTTATAGTATCTGTTTTATTCTCACAAAAATACAAATAGCCGTAGTCAAGTGAATCTGCATTAATTACTATACTTTCTGTTACACCCTTACCTTTGATGATTACCTCAAGTGTGTCAGGACAGCCCGTTCCGGCATAAATTTTATATTTGTACTCAAATGTTCCGGCAACTGTTGGAGTAAACTCTATCGTATAATCAAGGTATTCACCGCCTTTTATGAAATTGCTCGTTTGTTCAGGTGAAATCTGTTTGAATGGTGCTGGTAAATCTTTTATTGCTTGTATCCATGAAGCAACATCACCGTTATTGTAAATTCTGAATATACCGGATGCTGTATTATTAATCAGTATTGTTCCCAAATCCCAGACCAAATCTGTTTCAATTATCACGGCTTTGGTTACTCCGCTAAACTCTACAGTATGGCTGAAATCTGAAATACTATTCTGCTTAAATACTACACTACCTGTATGAGTTTTATGCTGCTTGGGTGCGAAGATAATAGTAAATTCCTTCTTTTCACCCGCCTGAAGTGTGAATGCTTCATTTGGTACTATTCTGTATCCTTCTCCTGTCAAGTGCGGTGGCTCAAATTCCATTTGTGAGTGCCATTCGTTGCTAACTTCTACCTTGAACAATGTCTCGTGGTTTACGCATATTGTATCACTGATTTGTATTTTGGTTGGTGTTACACTCACAAGTTTGCTGTCGTCAAGCTTAAAACGGAACGTAATCAGGTCATAAAGTGCATTTGTACTCAATTTCGGATCTATGGTATTCCAATCAGGAAGAATATGTGTATATGATTCTATTGGATAAAAATCATCAAGAGCATATTTACTGCTGTCCTGCATATAGGTCATTTCATCCACATTTGAAACAAAGTAGTCTAAGTAAAGTTCATGATTGAATATGCGAGAACTCTTAATTTCAAATAGTTGAAATTTTCTTGTTTTTTCATGGAGATTATCATATTTTATATAAAGAGCCGCTGTATCCTGCCAGATGACATCACCATCCGGTGACATTTTTGTTACCACAAGCCGCCTGGATGTGGGGTGTGAGCGGTACTCCATTGAATCTATAAATCTCTGTATAAATATATTACCTATGCTGTCTAAACTCATTATCAGCTCCGTACCGGTATTCATTGTTGTATTAAAGTGAACTGTTGTGTTATGATGTATATTATCATTCATTTCTAAATAAGGATATTGAATCTGCTCCCTTAGGAATAAGTCAAAATAAGATTCCAATTCACCGTTTTCATTAAAACGTGTATAACTACTACCAGAGGTTGCCCTCAAATTACTAATTGTAT
Protein-coding sequences here:
- a CDS encoding nucleotidyltransferase domain-containing protein; this translates as MVKESIIKMIQEYISDLNNNSINLSKVLLYGSYANGTENADSDIDLMLVAPEFDEDRDKYLGIIWKLTAKSNYKIEPYPVGLKRFINDKISPVIQNVKQNGIEISIKNN
- a CDS encoding T9SS type A sorting domain-containing protein encodes the protein MKRLLLSVIVSLLMSNSYLFASYSFLENKGQIRDKDGKIRSEVLFTGEANNYTIYLRKSGWSYVIKSYDSTGFEAVRVDVELQNSKVSFKTETKYRLPGYDNFIMSGSEFISNVYSYQEVVYEGIYEGIDLRFYYDEGSLRYDYIVHPEADPKKISMEIIHSDNPKLNDDMKLIIPTLLGDINKEAPFTYQIIDNRKEEINSNYVLNGNILSFETGDYDNSKELIIDPVTLVSAKLNRIKSLYRFDRFPYDPIYYSFSLNYNNVKRLSDNSMFLVTNDVRDSEFIEDAKFRTKKHIRHSARYTDFLPAVIYKYNPEGEKEWSTYIYEKYNFVISWDATDSIAAIYSQSYTYYDSTSFFYDREAVFVSMFDMKSGLLLNRFELEKPDGIKQFKHTYMDGELFFNMVSDVNNNYNEFILRNNQFEWNINKSYEKVLYLKDSTISLIALGQYQGNNDTVYDYGLFLQKYNLSGELIYNHEIKRNKIYLVANRRQVDFSKSDFGCSSITMDYKTVCFLNDGSFLTMNQEIKNKEKFKQNQSFYDVYYNIYDSDGKLIFTSEQDNDFRFLFEKYGGRDSLREGYGWYHPYTIYHIDSSKNIYLTKNLGKNDILWKKYKDRIKVNPYNPNPDKGQPCLMKFDSTGKLLWLSQFLKFPDNYTISNLRATSGSSYTRFNENGELESYFDLFLREQIQYPYLEMNDNIHHNTTVHFNTTMNTGTELIMSLDSIGNIFIQRFIDSMEYRSHPTSRRLVVTKMSPDGDVIWQDTAALYIKYDNLHEKTRKFQLFEIKSSRIFNHELYLDYFVSNVDEMTYMQDSSKYALDDFYPIESYTHILPDWNTIDPKLSTNALYDLITFRFKLDDSKLVSVTPTKIQISDTICVNHETLFKVEVSNEWHSQMEFEPPHLTGEGYRIVPNEAFTLQAGEKKEFTIIFAPKQHKTHTGSVVFKQNSISDFSHTVEFSGVTKAVIIETDLVWDLGTILINNTASGIFRIYNNGDVASWIQAIKDLPAPFKQISPEQTSNFIKGGEYLDYTIEFTPTVAGTFEYKYKIYAGTGCPDTLEVIIKGKGVTESIVINADSLDYGYLYFCENKTDTITIENVTNLPLTYNSSQIIGLNADNFTILEKPNDGEILIRGNPAKFVIEYKPLAPYGNKSAILEIITSEKTLNCPLKGEYAEIDISVNDIVMGIRNLNVLYDTVLTIRNNTRDNFTLNNIIIGDNRVTLATALPIEIPSMQEIEIELELSSSITGEINTDIEFIFSGRCSPDLTSNLVCKFDSSKAEITGIDFGKVPWCEELIDSLRIYNTGNSPVQVTGFSFIENDGSFEFVDVLTLPIELVSGKYIAVAVRYLPQDKVKSQNFAKVRAKLMIDGSERNFDVEIIGERVIPELEYLTVIDFGKLKPGEIKNINFEILNRSEEIEISEVKTLTSNFSILSFTKAISKNEKGLINISFSSEIIGEYADEMTVYFRLGDCEDSIKIALKADVSRLMTIWANHHTSEVGIKGYEIPIFADTDIGAQISGKKYKLNLRYLPELYYNVSSPDAQILSKTPDGNYESMVIENTFPEITSTETVLFHLKGDVLFSPRMTTPIHIEFIESEASLSITTRDGSLTLDSLCQVPIRGIQQFAPTRMSVSPNPSGGELKVNIGTQEDGSFRLVIFDVQGREVYRTEFTKSDKTFEQKDYNINTQNLGNGIYTIHLTAPWTLLREQVVVVR